One region of Leishmania braziliensis MHOM/BR/75/M2904 complete genome, chromosome 17 genomic DNA includes:
- a CDS encoding putative translation initiation factor, whose product MTDVNFGRHILIDGLPNNVTPDKRDLFQRHFSRRIGELLGGEKFSLHLLTDPETALLSGAILSCVTEAQAEAALAKLNRFPFTKSAVLTTYRWSALEEAREDDGPYVPPPLACADDEEEAELVHNMAEDPEARPQFLIKSGMSFDCDWYWFNWEKNEPDLYRRRKISKDDPLCRWSEVDRDNKKLHSGMVCSALPVSRPLPVWSTYGSMVISQHEKGLRVWAGRSMRLHFEITMDINAFMVSPCEKYIIVQTPKDISIINLRTAKKIRTIGNLDLHSDDLWPIMRFSADDSLVVVCKTGYRPIDSAEVPEGHLNIYISETMKLLKGDGSSGHSFAIPGLYKAEWNPVVGTQMAYVCELGPNKGWKAVVSNMVVNDDGEVEQRVLNERNFLVATRLDMLWHPAGTFLCVRVSSKGPTEYFLFHVAERNVPITRLSIKRGYIPTRFAWQGGGDKFAVLLKRDGVGAGLGETGVLQIFMIGKQGPKVLHEVSTSATHLFWAPRGGRLAAANFDKSLLHFFVLHDDNTVTDKSKLSGISATNCEWDPTGRYFAVWVSSVHEQTLPPQYRIFDYTGNELYKKAIKPLSHFAWRPLPPTLLSQSDVKKARDMMKTLLRDYEATAAAHKAEEQERIDKERRSKEEDYIKRMKMAARYAEEKSMLQTREEQRANSKWVRYNNNRLKALPDEEQIIHEDVTEYHLVSRRQVGTGTAKR is encoded by the coding sequence atGACGGACGTCAACTTCGGTCGTCACATTCTCATCGATGGCCTCCCCAATAACGTCACCCCTGATAAGCGCGACCTCTTCCAGCGCCACTTCTCGCGGCGCATCGGGGAGCTGCTCGGCGGTGAAAAGTTCAGCCTGCACCTCCTAACAGATCCAGAGACAGCGCTCCTATCGGGTGCCATCCTCAGCTGTGTGAccgaggcgcaggcggaggcggcgctggcgaagctgaaTCGCTTTCCCTTCACCAAGTCCGCCGTGCTCACGACGTACCGCTGGAGCgcactggaggaggcgcgcgaGGACGATGGCCCATACGTGCCGCCACCTCTGGCGTGCGccgatgacgaggaggaggcggagctcgTGCACAACATGGCTGAGGACCCGGAGGCGCGTCCGCAGTTCTTGATCAAGTCAGGCATGTCCTTTGACTGCGACTGGTACTGGTTCAACTGGGAGAAGAACGAGCCGGATCTATATCGCCGCCGCAAGATCAGCAAGGACGACCCACTTTGCCGCTGGTCTGAAGTGGACCGCGACAACAAGAAGTTGCATTCCGGGATGGTGTGCAGCGCACTTCCGGTGTCGCGTCCGCTGCCGGTGTGGTCTACGTACGGCTCCATGGTAATCTCGCAGCACGAGAAAggcctgcgcgtgtgggcCGGCCGCAGCATGCGCCTCCACTTCGAGATCACGATGGACATCAACGCCTTCATGGTGTCTCCGTGCGAGAAGTACATCATTGTCCAGACGCCGAAGGATATAAGCATCATCAACCTGCGCACTGCGAAGAAGATTCGCACTATCGGAAACCTTGACCTGCACAGTGATGATCTCTGGCCTATCATGCGCTTCAGCGCCGACGActcgctggtggtggtgtgcaaGACGGGCTACCGTCCCATCGACTCGGCCGAAGTTCCGGAAGGCCACCTAAACATCTACATCTCCGAGACGATGAAGCTGCTCAAGGGCGATGGCAGCTCTGGCCATAGCTTCGCTATCCCTGGCCTGTACAAGGCTGAGTGGAACCCGGTAGTGGGTACACAAATGGCGTACGTCTGCGAGCTGGGCCCGAACAAGGGCTGGAAGGCTGTTGTGTCGAACATGGTAGTaaacgacgacggcgaggtgGAACAGCGCGTGCTGAACGAGCGCAATTTTCTCGTAGCAACGCGGCTCGACATGCTATGGCACCCGGCTGGCACCTTCCTCTGCGTGAGGGTGTCGTCAAAGGGGCCGACGGAGTACTTTCTCTTCCACGTTGCGGAGCGCAACGTGCCTATCACTCGCTTGTCCATCAAGCGCGGCTACATCCCGACCCGCTTCGCGTGgcagggcggcggtgacaaGTTTGCCGTACTCCTGAAGCGCGATGGCGTCGGCGCCGGCCTCGGTGAGACCGGCGTGCTGCAGATCTTCATGATCGGCAAGCAGGGGCCCAAGGTGCTACACGAGGTGTCCACGTCGGCGACGCATTTGTTCTGGGCCCCCCGCGGCGGGCGACTGGCGGCTGCCAACTTCGAtaagtcgctgctgcactttTTTGTGCTGCACGACGACAACACCGTAACAGACAAGAGCAAGCTGAGCGGCATCAGCGCGACAAACTGTGAGTGGGACCCGACCGGCCGCTACTTTGCCGTGTGGGTGTCATCGGTTCACGAGCAGACCCTCCCCCCGCAGTACCGCATCTTCGACTACACCGGCAACGAGCTCTACAAGAAGGCCATCAAGCCCCTCTCTCACTTCGCCTGGCGCCCGTTGCCACCCACTCTGCTCTCGCAGAGCGACGTGAAGAAGGCGCGCGACATGATGAAGACCCTCCTGCGGGATTACGaggccaccgcggcggcgcacaaggctgaggagcaggagcgcattGACAAGGAGCGCAgatcgaaggaggaggactACATTAAGCGCATGAAGATGGCTGCCCGCTatgcggaggagaagagcatgCTGCAGAcgcgtgaggagcagcgaGCTAACTCGAAGTGGGTTCGCTACAATAACAACCGCCTCAAGGCGCTGCCAGACGAGGAGCAAATCATTCACGAGGATGTGACGGAATACCACCTGGTGTCGCGTCGACAGGTCGGCACTGGTACGGCAAAGAGGTAA